One Kitasatospora sp. NBC_01266 genomic window carries:
- a CDS encoding TOMM precursor leader peptide-binding protein, translating into MPDLHPVQLRHDDGLLGSALAAVQPLAPRPLTVLAADSPGAADRLATAARAEGGAWLAVRGELDRIVIGPLVRPGHPGCDVCVAERRAGAREDATEHAELSRQHADRLAATVSPLLTPLAAELAATLTHRQLTAPADEVVMIDLSTLGISRHRFLPDPHCPACAALPPDSPELATVRAVPLPKPDPAVLRLRELTAETEALEALFVDDETGVIKNVRPRGVYAFPMVTSVTGPPDSVDGGYGRSLDYRSARVTALAEALERLGGGRPGGRRTVVTGSHRALGAAALDPASVGGHPAHRYAEPGFPFQRYHEELELPWVWGYSFTRAEPVLVPESLAYYRVGRHQPDGQRVRPFVSEISNGCALGSCLEEAALYGLLELAERDAFLLTWYARMPAPSIDLSGARDTRVPLMAQRITARTGYRIEVFDITMEQRVPSFWAMAIDDSTSDSLDGAAPARPKAFCAAGSALHPERGIAAALQELSAVTEVYLSLYPDQRERAAAMRADPELVRQMDDHALLYCDPGTFDRFDFLLSPANGRRDIRELSAAYPWPARDDLRADLDALVDRYASDGLEVIVVDQTTSVHRAADLACAKVIVPGLLPMTFGHQLRRTEGLPRLLTVPHRLGRTPAALTPPALNPHPHPFP; encoded by the coding sequence ATGCCTGACCTGCACCCCGTCCAGCTGAGGCACGACGACGGGCTGCTCGGCAGCGCCCTCGCCGCCGTCCAGCCGCTCGCCCCTCGCCCGCTCACCGTCCTCGCCGCCGACTCCCCCGGCGCGGCCGACCGGCTCGCCACCGCCGCGCGGGCCGAGGGCGGCGCCTGGCTCGCGGTGCGCGGCGAGCTGGACCGGATCGTGATCGGCCCGCTGGTGCGCCCGGGCCACCCCGGCTGCGACGTGTGCGTGGCCGAGCGCCGGGCCGGCGCCCGCGAGGACGCCACCGAGCACGCCGAACTGTCCAGGCAGCATGCCGACCGGCTGGCCGCGACGGTCTCGCCGCTGCTGACCCCGCTGGCCGCCGAGCTGGCAGCCACCCTGACGCATCGTCAACTGACCGCGCCGGCGGACGAGGTGGTGATGATCGACCTCAGCACGCTGGGCATCTCCCGGCACCGCTTCCTGCCGGACCCGCACTGCCCCGCCTGCGCCGCGCTGCCGCCCGACTCGCCCGAACTCGCCACCGTGCGCGCCGTGCCGCTGCCCAAGCCGGATCCGGCCGTCCTGCGACTGCGCGAACTGACCGCCGAGACCGAGGCGTTGGAGGCGCTGTTTGTCGACGACGAGACCGGCGTGATCAAGAACGTCCGCCCGCGCGGGGTGTACGCCTTCCCGATGGTCACCTCGGTCACCGGGCCGCCCGACTCGGTGGACGGCGGCTACGGTCGCTCGCTGGACTACCGCTCCGCCCGGGTGACCGCCCTCGCCGAGGCCCTGGAGCGGCTCGGCGGCGGGCGTCCCGGCGGGCGCCGCACCGTCGTCACCGGCAGCCACCGCGCCCTGGGCGCAGCCGCGTTGGACCCGGCGAGCGTGGGCGGCCACCCGGCGCACCGCTACGCGGAGCCCGGCTTCCCGTTCCAGCGCTACCACGAGGAGCTGGAACTCCCCTGGGTCTGGGGCTACTCCTTCACCCGGGCCGAGCCGGTGCTCGTCCCGGAGAGCCTGGCCTACTACCGGGTGGGCCGCCACCAGCCGGACGGGCAGCGGGTGCGGCCGTTCGTCTCGGAGATCTCCAACGGCTGCGCCCTGGGCAGCTGCCTGGAGGAGGCCGCCCTGTACGGGCTGCTCGAACTCGCCGAACGCGACGCCTTCCTGCTGACCTGGTACGCCCGGATGCCCGCACCGTCGATCGACCTCAGCGGCGCCCGGGACACCCGGGTCCCGCTGATGGCGCAGCGGATCACCGCGCGCACCGGCTACCGGATCGAAGTGTTCGACATCACCATGGAGCAGCGGGTGCCGAGCTTCTGGGCGATGGCGATCGACGACTCGACCAGCGACTCGCTCGACGGCGCGGCCCCGGCGCGCCCGAAGGCGTTCTGCGCGGCCGGCTCCGCGCTGCACCCCGAGCGCGGCATCGCCGCCGCCCTCCAGGAGCTGTCCGCCGTCACCGAGGTCTACCTGTCGCTCTATCCCGACCAGCGCGAGCGGGCCGCCGCGATGCGCGCGGACCCGGAGCTGGTCCGGCAGATGGACGACCACGCGCTGCTCTACTGCGACCCGGGCACCTTCGACCGCTTCGACTTCCTGCTCTCGCCCGCCAACGGCCGCCGCGACATCCGCGAGCTGTCCGCCGCCTACCCGTGGCCCGCCCGCGACGACCTGCGGGCCGACCTCGACGCCCTGGTGGACCGCTACGCGAGCGACGGCCTGGAGGTGATCGTGGTCGACCAGACCACCTCGGTCCACCGCGCGGCGGACCTGGCCTGCGCCAAGGTCATCGTCCCCGGCCTGCTCCCGATGACCTTCGGCCACCAGCTGCGCCGCACCGAGGGCCTGCCCCGCCTGCTGACCGTCCCGCACCGGCTCGGCCGCACCCCCGCCGCCCTGACCCCGCCCGCCCTCAACCCCCACCCGCACCCGTTTCCCTGA
- a CDS encoding GNAT family N-acetyltransferase, with the protein MWVRDTTCGLGPYRADLVETYWRWEQDPVLLVGYGRQQPESLEARTEGMAHQLHGDNIRFTVYDLTGEQPVPAGVATLLPDPSVRTAEYVVMLAAEARGKGLGTAATRLVLDYAFHVTNLRMVWLKVLAPNRAGVRAYERAGFRPAGTLREAGYWLGRVCDELMMDALAAEFVSPSAITPLLAE; encoded by the coding sequence ATCTGGGTCCGCGACACCACCTGCGGCCTCGGCCCCTACCGCGCCGACCTGGTGGAGACGTACTGGCGCTGGGAACAGGACCCGGTGCTCCTGGTCGGCTACGGCCGCCAGCAGCCCGAGTCACTGGAGGCCCGCACCGAGGGCATGGCCCACCAGCTGCACGGCGACAACATCCGCTTCACCGTCTACGACCTCACCGGCGAACAGCCGGTCCCGGCCGGCGTCGCCACCCTGCTGCCCGATCCCTCCGTCCGCACCGCCGAGTACGTCGTGATGCTCGCCGCCGAGGCCCGGGGCAAGGGCCTTGGCACCGCCGCCACCCGCCTCGTCCTCGACTACGCCTTCCACGTGACCAATCTGCGGATGGTCTGGCTCAAGGTCCTTGCCCCGAACAGGGCGGGCGTCCGCGCCTACGAGAGAGCGGGCTTCCGACCCGCCGGAACGCTCCGCGAGGCCGGGTACTGGCTCGGCCGGGTCTGCGATGAGCTGATGATGGACGCGCTCGCCGCCGAGTTCGTCAGCCCGTCCGCCATCACGCCGCTACTGGCGGAGTAG
- a CDS encoding glycosyltransferase family 39 protein: protein MSATVVGHPPNSELTPGHGSGSTRRPWEFWRSPADQPAWARPALLVTAAVAAVLYAWQLTYADYALFYSDSVKSMSVSWKALLFGALDPGATITPDKIAGSFVPQALSARLFGFHAWSVALPQCIEGVICVLVMYRMVRRWAGPRAGLAAAGALTFTPVVASMFGHSMEDGGLVFCLVLAADCYQRAVLDARLRSLVFAGVWVGVGFQAKMLQAWMILPALALGYLVAAPVGLRRRLGHLLLAGTVCVAVSLSWVLMMTVVPAKDRPYVDGSTNNSAVSMVFGYNGLERFGIHVPGSVPAMGFGGGGGGGKGGAPGRGFGGGARGADAGFGGGAPGAAGAVPSAPGGAAPGGAAPGGGFARPGGAPGGGGGGFPGMNGGWLKLFQDRFGPQVGWLYPFAFLGLAFGLWSRRRAGRTDRLLGGFVMWGTWLTVVGLVFSKMSSIPHTAYMSTLAPAVAALAGTGGVLLWDAYRKGGRAAWLLPVAVAAETAWAWYLGHFTPGFLPWLKWLMLAAAALGVAGMLWGRLSNRAPSRLLLIGLAAGLAGAVVTPVAWSASVLDQKYAGSSFDAGAGPAAGLGSMITKLFSQAGPGGGPGRASGADRTRPGGIRPPAGFGGPGGNISTTLSADQRKLYDYVKTRQDSAKYVLAVDNWTSASPYILATGDTVMPMGGFSGSVPQPSLSHFRSLVQNGQLHFVLLQSGGGLGVLFGGGGSTPVSQIGDWVKQSCTEVPASAFGVSQPPAAADPTGMGAIFGDPDGTGGTLYSCSQ from the coding sequence TTGTCCGCGACCGTCGTCGGTCATCCCCCCAATTCCGAGCTGACTCCCGGGCACGGCTCCGGGAGCACCCGCCGGCCCTGGGAGTTCTGGCGCTCCCCCGCCGACCAACCCGCCTGGGCCAGACCCGCCCTGCTGGTGACCGCGGCCGTGGCCGCCGTCCTCTACGCCTGGCAGCTGACCTACGCCGACTACGCGCTCTTCTACTCCGACTCCGTGAAGAGCATGTCGGTGAGCTGGAAGGCGCTGCTCTTCGGGGCGCTGGACCCCGGGGCCACCATCACGCCCGACAAGATCGCCGGCTCGTTCGTCCCGCAGGCCCTGTCCGCGCGCCTGTTCGGCTTCCACGCCTGGTCGGTGGCGCTGCCCCAGTGCATCGAGGGCGTGATCTGCGTCCTGGTGATGTACCGGATGGTGCGCCGCTGGGCCGGCCCCAGGGCCGGGCTCGCCGCGGCCGGGGCGCTCACCTTCACGCCCGTGGTCGCCTCGATGTTCGGGCACTCGATGGAGGACGGCGGGCTGGTCTTCTGCCTGGTGCTGGCGGCCGACTGCTACCAGCGCGCGGTGCTGGACGCGCGGCTGCGGTCCCTGGTCTTCGCGGGGGTGTGGGTCGGCGTCGGGTTCCAGGCCAAGATGCTGCAGGCCTGGATGATCCTGCCGGCCCTGGCCCTCGGGTATCTGGTGGCGGCACCCGTCGGGCTGCGTCGGCGGCTGGGTCACCTGCTGCTCGCGGGCACGGTCTGCGTGGCGGTGTCGCTCTCCTGGGTGCTGATGATGACGGTCGTACCGGCCAAGGACCGGCCCTACGTGGACGGCAGCACCAACAACAGCGCGGTCTCGATGGTCTTCGGCTACAACGGACTGGAGCGGTTCGGCATCCACGTGCCCGGGTCGGTGCCCGCCATGGGCTTCGGCGGCGGGGGCGGGGGCGGCAAGGGCGGCGCACCGGGCAGGGGCTTCGGGGGCGGGGCACGAGGCGCGGACGCGGGCTTCGGGGGCGGCGCGCCGGGGGCAGCAGGCGCAGTGCCCTCGGCTCCCGGTGGCGCCGCCCCTGGTGGCGCCGCTCCCGGTGGCGGCTTCGCCCGGCCAGGCGGTGCTCCGGGCGGCGGGGGCGGCGGCTTCCCGGGGATGAACGGCGGCTGGCTGAAGCTGTTCCAGGACAGGTTCGGCCCGCAGGTCGGCTGGCTCTACCCGTTCGCCTTCCTCGGCCTGGCGTTCGGCCTCTGGTCGCGCCGCCGCGCGGGCCGCACCGACCGGCTGCTGGGCGGGTTCGTGATGTGGGGCACCTGGCTGACCGTGGTCGGCCTGGTGTTCAGCAAGATGAGCTCGATCCCGCACACCGCCTACATGTCGACCCTGGCACCCGCCGTGGCCGCCCTGGCCGGCACCGGCGGCGTACTGCTCTGGGACGCCTACCGCAAGGGTGGCCGGGCCGCCTGGCTGCTGCCGGTCGCCGTCGCGGCCGAGACCGCCTGGGCCTGGTACCTCGGCCACTTCACCCCCGGCTTCCTGCCCTGGCTGAAGTGGCTGATGCTGGCCGCCGCGGCCCTCGGGGTCGCCGGCATGCTGTGGGGCCGGCTCAGCAATCGCGCGCCCTCCCGCCTGCTGCTGATCGGCCTGGCCGCCGGCCTGGCCGGAGCCGTCGTCACCCCGGTGGCCTGGTCCGCCTCGGTACTCGACCAGAAGTACGCGGGCAGTTCGTTCGACGCCGGCGCCGGACCCGCCGCAGGCCTGGGCTCGATGATCACGAAGCTCTTCAGCCAGGCCGGGCCGGGCGGAGGGCCGGGGCGAGCGAGCGGCGCTGACCGGACGCGGCCCGGCGGCATCCGCCCCCCGGCCGGCTTCGGTGGGCCCGGCGGCAACATCAGCACCACGCTCTCGGCCGACCAGCGCAAGCTGTACGACTACGTCAAGACCCGGCAGGACAGCGCGAAGTACGTCCTGGCCGTGGACAACTGGACCTCGGCCTCGCCCTACATCCTGGCCACCGGCGACACCGTCATGCCGATGGGCGGGTTCAGTGGCTCGGTGCCCCAGCCGTCCCTGAGCCACTTCCGCTCCCTGGTGCAGAACGGCCAACTGCACTTCGTCCTGCTGCAGAGCGGCGGCGGCCTCGGCGTGCTCTTCGGCGGAGGCGGCAGCACACCGGTCAGCCAGATCGGCGACTGGGTGAAGCAGAGCTGCACCGAGGTCCCCGCCTCGGCCTTCGGCGTGAGCCAGCCGCCCGCCGCCGCAGACCCGACGGGCATGGGCGCCATCTTCGGCGACCCGGACGGCACGGGGGGCACCCTCTACAGCTGCTCGCAGTAA
- the hemC gene encoding hydroxymethylbilane synthase, which produces MRTLIVGSRASHLARAQVREFLAPLRERFPDVEFRHQVILEGGDRDRKTALSQVSARSGGSAFSTEQEAALVRGEVDVVVHSLKDLPTSNPSGLVLLPPPGREDVRDALCGSTLAGLPQAGRVGTSAARRIAQLLHVRPDLVFVPIRGNVPPRLNKLKTMNLDGVVLAAAGLARLDLDDAIGELLPLDQFPPSPGQGALGIQIREDNEPAREILATAGDAVVDAEVRAERAMLAELHGGCSVPVGAYAKASDETLSLHAQVTSLDGTKQVEARLSGPVSEPEKLGLQVAGLLLGQGAEAILAQIRPAA; this is translated from the coding sequence ATGCGGACGCTGATTGTCGGATCGCGGGCAAGTCACCTGGCGCGAGCGCAGGTCAGGGAGTTCCTGGCGCCACTGCGGGAGCGTTTTCCCGACGTCGAGTTCCGCCACCAGGTGATCCTTGAAGGCGGTGACCGGGACCGGAAGACGGCCCTTTCGCAGGTGTCGGCCCGCTCGGGCGGCAGCGCGTTCTCCACCGAGCAGGAAGCCGCGCTGGTGCGGGGCGAGGTGGACGTGGTCGTCCACTCGCTGAAGGATCTGCCGACCAGCAACCCGTCGGGGCTGGTCCTGCTGCCTCCGCCCGGCCGTGAGGACGTGCGGGACGCGCTGTGCGGCTCGACGCTGGCGGGCCTGCCGCAGGCCGGCCGGGTCGGCACCTCGGCGGCCCGCCGGATCGCGCAGTTGCTGCACGTCCGCCCGGACCTGGTGTTCGTGCCGATCCGCGGCAACGTGCCACCGAGGCTGAACAAGCTCAAGACGATGAACCTGGACGGCGTCGTTCTGGCGGCGGCCGGGCTGGCGCGGCTCGACCTGGACGATGCGATCGGCGAACTGCTGCCGCTCGACCAGTTCCCGCCGTCGCCCGGCCAGGGGGCGCTGGGGATTCAGATCCGCGAGGACAACGAGCCGGCCCGCGAGATCCTGGCCACGGCCGGGGACGCTGTGGTGGATGCGGAGGTGCGGGCCGAGCGGGCGATGCTCGCCGAGCTGCACGGTGGGTGCTCGGTGCCGGTCGGCGCCTACGCGAAGGCCAGCGACGAAACGCTGTCGCTGCACGCGCAGGTCACCTCCCTGGACGGGACGAAGCAGGTTGAGGCCCGCCTCTCCGGCCCCGTCTCGGAGCCGGAGAAGCTGGGCCTTCAGGTGGCCGGCCTTCTCCTGGGCCAGGGCGCCGAGGCGATCCTGGCCCAGATCCGCCCGGCCGCTTAG
- a CDS encoding phospholipase D-like domain-containing protein, whose protein sequence is MFGKSMRRTAITVTACAAALAAGVPAHATSTYSAFAFSLSSSEPTIYNFINSATKTLDMTMYELQDTTAVNDLIAREHAGVTVRVILDRKETSTNNAAYNTLTKAGVGVVWSSSQFVYTHQKTITVDGSESLVLSGNLTSKYYSTSRDYGVFDNDANDVNSIEQVFDADYTGQSITPSDGDNLLWSPTDARTRLLSIINGATTTLDVEEEELSDPAVVDAIANQAQNGVTVRVVVENPSSYSSEISEIENAGGTVVGYSSSTGFYVHAKAIVADYGLSTAAVEVGSMNMTTNSLDNNRELGIILTDTGVESVVENAFNSDYAGGASV, encoded by the coding sequence ATGTTCGGCAAGTCCATGCGGCGCACGGCCATCACCGTCACAGCGTGTGCGGCGGCCCTCGCCGCCGGTGTGCCGGCCCACGCCACCAGCACGTACTCGGCGTTCGCCTTCTCGCTCAGCAGCAGCGAGCCCACGATCTACAACTTCATCAACTCGGCGACCAAGACGCTCGACATGACCATGTACGAGCTCCAGGACACCACCGCGGTGAACGACCTGATCGCCCGCGAGCACGCGGGTGTCACGGTGCGCGTGATCCTGGACCGCAAGGAGACCTCGACCAACAACGCGGCGTACAACACCCTCACCAAGGCCGGCGTGGGTGTGGTCTGGTCGTCCTCCCAGTTCGTCTACACGCACCAGAAGACCATCACGGTCGACGGCAGCGAGTCGCTCGTCCTGAGCGGCAACCTGACCTCGAAGTACTACTCGACCAGCCGGGACTACGGGGTCTTCGACAACGACGCCAACGACGTCAACTCCATCGAGCAGGTCTTCGACGCCGACTACACCGGCCAGTCGATCACCCCGAGTGACGGCGACAACCTGCTCTGGTCCCCCACCGACGCGCGCACCCGACTGCTCTCCATCATCAACGGCGCCACCACCACGCTGGACGTCGAGGAGGAGGAGCTCAGCGACCCGGCCGTGGTCGACGCGATCGCCAACCAGGCGCAGAACGGCGTGACCGTGCGCGTGGTGGTCGAGAACCCGTCCTCGTACTCCTCGGAGATCTCCGAGATCGAGAACGCCGGCGGCACCGTGGTCGGCTACTCCTCCTCGACCGGCTTCTACGTCCACGCCAAGGCGATCGTGGCCGACTACGGCCTGTCGACCGCCGCGGTCGAGGTCGGTTCGATGAACATGACCACCAACTCGCTCGACAACAACCGCGAGCTGGGGATCATCCTCACCGACACCGGCGTGGAGTCGGTCGTCGAGAACGCGTTCAACAGCGACTACGCGGGCGGCGCCTCCGTCTGA
- the hemC gene encoding hydroxymethylbilane synthase: MPSTHRTIRIGARASAMSLAQVARVRADLAALHPGVATELVPFVAAGDREPGEQAELHDRRAFTGCIEDALQTGVCDLAVHCMKDVTGDPLVTPGTVFAAYPARADIRDALIHPGGRTLDQLPPGTRVATSAVRRVAQLTRSHPHLELVPIRGTANLRLAALDAGEVDALVLAASGLERIGEQHRISEILTVEQMCPPLGAAVLGLQCREEDTDLIALLAPLGDRATTREITAERALLNVLRGHCNSPIAGFARSFEDGHLGLRAMVFSPDGATVLEARQSAGRLSPEALGRGVAATLIRDGARDLIDSIEH; the protein is encoded by the coding sequence ATGCCGTCCACCCACCGCACCATCCGCATCGGCGCCCGCGCCTCGGCCATGTCGCTCGCTCAGGTCGCCCGGGTCCGCGCCGACCTGGCCGCCCTCCATCCTGGCGTGGCCACCGAGTTGGTGCCGTTCGTCGCGGCCGGCGACCGCGAGCCCGGCGAGCAGGCCGAGCTCCACGACAGGCGCGCCTTCACCGGCTGTATCGAGGACGCCCTGCAGACGGGGGTTTGCGACCTCGCTGTGCACTGCATGAAGGACGTGACCGGCGACCCGCTGGTCACCCCAGGCACCGTCTTTGCCGCCTACCCGGCCCGCGCGGACATCCGCGACGCCCTGATCCACCCTGGCGGCCGCACCCTCGACCAGCTGCCGCCCGGCACCCGGGTCGCCACCTCGGCGGTGCGGCGCGTCGCCCAGCTCACCCGCAGCCACCCCCACCTGGAGCTGGTGCCGATCCGCGGGACGGCGAACCTGCGGCTGGCAGCCCTCGACGCCGGGGAGGTCGATGCCCTGGTGCTGGCCGCTTCCGGGTTGGAGCGAATCGGCGAACAGCACCGGATCAGCGAGATCCTGACCGTCGAGCAGATGTGCCCGCCGCTGGGGGCCGCCGTGCTCGGCCTGCAGTGCCGCGAGGAAGACACCGACCTGATCGCTCTCCTCGCCCCGCTCGGCGACCGTGCGACGACGCGGGAGATCACCGCGGAGCGGGCTTTGCTGAACGTCCTGCGCGGGCACTGCAACAGTCCGATCGCAGGGTTCGCCCGGTCTTTCGAAGACGGGCACCTCGGCCTTCGTGCGATGGTCTTCTCGCCGGACGGCGCCACAGTGCTGGAGGCCCGGCAGTCGGCAGGTCGGCTCAGCCCGGAGGCCCTCGGCAGGGGAGTTGCCGCCACCTTGATCCGTGATGGTGCTCGCGACCTGATCGACTCCATCGAGCACTGA
- a CDS encoding IS701 family transposase encodes MTVEQVESWSDGIAGFHARFAHHFGRSEPRERALDYLRGLLAPLERKNGWTLSEQVGQLRPDSVQRLLNHSEWDEDAVRDDVRDYVVETIGTRDGILIGDDTGFLKKGTKSAGVQRQYTGTAGRTENSQIGTFLAYASTKGRALIDRELYLPVSWTDDRERCRAAGIDDEIPFATKNEHLKWMLQRAIDAGVPFAWVTADEAYGQVKHLRSWLEERGVAHVLATKVNDTVITTSWADIRVDSLIAALPRQAWKRLSGGQGAHGERIYDWARVAIRPVWENGFGHWVLARRSVSDPTEIAHYVCYGPVDTRLKDLVKVAAARWAVEESFQIAKNECGLDHYQVRLYRAWYRHITLSMAALAYLTALRAQEATKGAPQTTSKTSYP; translated from the coding sequence CTGACGGTTGAGCAGGTCGAGTCGTGGTCCGATGGCATAGCCGGGTTCCATGCCCGGTTCGCCCACCATTTCGGCAGGTCGGAGCCCCGCGAGCGGGCGCTGGACTACCTGAGGGGGCTACTGGCCCCGCTGGAGCGGAAAAACGGCTGGACGCTGTCCGAGCAGGTCGGGCAGCTGCGCCCGGACTCGGTCCAGCGCCTGCTCAACCACTCCGAGTGGGACGAGGACGCGGTCCGCGACGACGTGCGCGACTACGTGGTGGAGACCATCGGCACCAGGGACGGCATCCTGATCGGAGACGACACCGGCTTCCTGAAGAAGGGCACCAAGTCCGCCGGCGTCCAACGCCAGTACACCGGCACCGCCGGCCGGACAGAGAACAGCCAGATCGGAACGTTCCTGGCCTACGCCTCGACCAAGGGCCGTGCGCTGATCGACCGGGAACTCTACCTTCCCGTCTCCTGGACAGATGACCGCGAGCGCTGCCGAGCTGCCGGCATCGACGACGAGATCCCGTTCGCGACCAAGAACGAGCACCTCAAGTGGATGCTGCAGCGCGCGATCGACGCCGGGGTCCCGTTCGCATGGGTGACCGCCGACGAGGCGTACGGGCAGGTGAAACACCTGCGCTCCTGGCTGGAGGAACGAGGCGTCGCCCACGTGCTGGCCACCAAGGTCAACGACACCGTCATCACCACCAGTTGGGCCGATATCCGCGTGGACTCCCTGATCGCCGCCCTGCCCCGCCAGGCATGGAAACGCCTTTCCGGCGGGCAGGGCGCACACGGCGAACGGATATACGACTGGGCCCGCGTCGCGATCCGCCCCGTATGGGAGAACGGCTTCGGGCACTGGGTCCTGGCCCGCAGGTCGGTGAGCGACCCCACCGAGATCGCCCACTACGTCTGCTACGGCCCCGTCGACACCCGCCTGAAAGACCTGGTCAAGGTGGCCGCGGCCAGGTGGGCCGTGGAGGAGTCGTTTCAGATCGCGAAGAACGAGTGCGGCCTGGACCACTACCAGGTCCGGCTCTACCGCGCCTGGTACCGCCACATCACCCTGTCCATGGCCGCACTCGCCTACCTGACCGCCCTACGCGCCCAGGAAGCCACAAAAGGGGCACCGCAGACGACGAGCAAGACCTCATACCCCTGA
- a CDS encoding glyceraldehyde-3-phosphate dehydrogenase: MTVNEDVFTNWKNREEIAESMIPIIGRLHRERDVTVLLHSRSLVNKSVISILKTHRFARQIAGEELSVTETLPFLQALTTLDLGPSQIDIGMLAATYKTDDRGLSVAEFTAEAVAGATGANKLARREPRDVVLYGFGRIGRLLARLLIEKAGSGNGLRLRAIVVRNSGGEDLVKRASLLRRDSIHGQFQGTITVDEARNKIIANGHEITVIYSDDPTTVDYTEYGINNAILIDNTGRWRDREGLSKHLRPGVDKVVLTAPGKGDVPNIVHGVNHDTIKPDEQIISCASCTTNAIVPPLKAMADEYGVLRGHVETVHSFTNDQNLLDNYHSSDRRGRSAPLNMVITETGAASAVAKALPELKAPITGSSIRVPVPDVSIAILNLQLARETNRAEVLDYLRNVSLASPLKRQIDFISAPDAVSSDFIGSRHASIVDAGATKVDGDNAILYLWYDNEFGYSCQVVRVVQHVSGVEYPTYPVPAV, translated from the coding sequence GTGACTGTCAATGAAGACGTGTTCACGAACTGGAAGAACCGCGAGGAGATCGCGGAGTCGATGATCCCGATCATCGGGAGGCTGCACCGGGAGCGGGACGTCACCGTCCTGCTGCACAGCCGCTCCCTGGTGAACAAGTCGGTGATCAGCATCCTCAAGACTCACCGGTTCGCCCGCCAGATCGCCGGCGAGGAGCTCTCGGTCACCGAGACTCTTCCGTTCCTGCAGGCCCTCACCACGCTCGACCTGGGCCCTTCCCAGATCGACATCGGCATGCTCGCCGCGACCTACAAGACCGACGACCGCGGTCTGTCGGTGGCGGAGTTCACCGCCGAGGCCGTCGCCGGTGCCACGGGCGCCAACAAGCTGGCCCGCCGCGAGCCGCGTGATGTCGTCCTGTACGGGTTCGGCCGGATCGGCCGCCTGCTCGCCCGCCTGCTGATCGAGAAGGCCGGCTCGGGCAACGGTCTGCGGCTGCGGGCCATCGTCGTGCGCAACAGTGGCGGTGAGGACCTGGTCAAGCGCGCCTCGCTGCTGCGGCGCGACTCCATCCACGGCCAGTTCCAGGGCACGATCACCGTGGACGAGGCGCGCAACAAGATCATCGCCAACGGTCACGAGATCACCGTGATCTACTCCGACGACCCGACGACGGTCGACTACACGGAGTACGGGATCAACAACGCCATCCTCATCGACAACACCGGCCGGTGGCGGGACCGCGAGGGCCTCTCCAAGCACCTGCGCCCCGGGGTCGACAAGGTGGTGCTGACCGCGCCGGGCAAGGGCGACGTCCCCAACATCGTGCACGGCGTCAACCACGACACGATCAAGCCGGACGAGCAGATCATCTCCTGCGCCTCCTGCACCACCAACGCGATCGTCCCGCCGCTGAAGGCGATGGCCGACGAGTACGGCGTGCTGCGCGGCCACGTGGAGACCGTCCACTCGTTCACCAATGACCAGAACCTGCTGGACAACTACCACAGCTCCGACCGCCGTGGTCGTTCGGCACCGCTCAACATGGTGATCACCGAGACCGGTGCCGCCTCGGCCGTCGCCAAGGCGCTGCCCGAGCTGAAGGCGCCGATCACCGGCAGCTCGATCCGCGTCCCGGTGCCGGACGTCTCGATCGCGATCCTCAACCTGCAGCTGGCGCGCGAGACCAACCGCGCGGAGGTCCTCGACTACCTCCGCAACGTCTCGCTGGCCTCGCCGCTCAAGCGCCAGATCGACTTCATCAGCGCTCCCGACGCGGTCTCCAGCGACTTCATCGGTTCGCGCCACGCCTCGATCGTCGATGCCGGTGCCACCAAGGTCGATGGCGACAACGCGATCCTCTACCTGTGGTACGACAACGAGTTCGGCTACTCCTGCCAGGTCGTCCGGGTCGTCCAGCACGTCTCCGGCGTGGAGTACCCGACCTACCCGGTCCCGGCGGTCTGA